In the Drosophila willistoni isolate 14030-0811.24 chromosome 3R, UCI_dwil_1.1, whole genome shotgun sequence genome, TGACTAATACCGACATGGTTGTCTATCCACATCTCTATCATAATGTACAAAATGGTCATGATATCAAGGTCATTGCCTGAGGGCAGTCATTCTAGTTGATGCTTGGTGTGACACTATTGAAAGATCTCTGATTCTTGTCCAAATAATAAGTAGATACTACttttcaaattcattatatttcaaattttatttacatCCAAGGtcgaattaatttataaatattgtgTTTGCGTCCTAAAACAATCCCAATGCTTGACCTATGACACCTTTTCCTTATTtctttcaaaaaatttgtcgCCAAAATTAAGTGCTTTGTTATAGATCGTTTTAAAGTAATAAATTTTGAGttaagcaaaaccaaaaaatgtgTGGAAAGAAATTTCGAACTTTGGTAAATGCAATTTGAAGAGTTTTTATTCAATAAATAACCAAGATTTAACGAAAATTGCATCCATTCCATTCCAAAACTTTGGatgaaattataaatttttaactttgCAAATGTTTTCGCCTTTTGAAAATTATCCGCCCTGAATTTACCTTCTTATCTTTGGATATTGTTGATATTGTTTATGGCAAACTGTCTATTAGTAACCTACTTTTATACTATCTCCATTGATGCTACtcgaatatatgtataaatataccATTGGCAGATTGCCCATTAAGTAGCATCATAAACATTTTGCATCTTAGATGCCAACTATAATTTTTTGGCGCTTGTTTTTGGCCTCATCGTGGAGAATATTGAGAATCGTGTATTCCCGAATactacagacacacacactcacacacacacatggataaatttatatacataaatatacattttCCCATTTTCCTCAATCTATATCTGCCTAGCACACCCGCAACTTAACTCAGTGCCATTAGGGAAAGGAAGAGCAAACAGTCTGCTACGGTGTCTGTCCATCATTCGATCAACaaaaataggttttgaaagaTATTTGGGAgaaatatttaagaaaatataaaaagtaaTTTTGGGGGGAGAGAGCAGgggaaatatttaacattGGCATGTTTAAAGTGTCGCAGGAGATTCGTTTGAATATAAATGCGGCAGGGAGTGCCTCCTCTTCGTCCATCATCTCGGGCATTCCAGATCCGGAGAAAGATGGAACTTTTGGGCGGTATCAACGCACGCCCGAGGCGGGTGAGTAAAACCGACCGACCGTCGAATGAGGAAGTAAACATTGAAATGTCtatttatacacacacacacacacactccatTTCGATTACCATGGCCCTTCTTCTTGTTCCATCAACATTTCTACAGATGCATATCCCACTGAGCCGCCACACGTCTACATAGCACCCGAATTGACCGATCCGAGTAAAGTGCAATTGATGCACTTTCCCAATGGCGCCATGCGTGTCGACTCTACGTTGAATTTTAATATCAAACGGAATGGAGTGAAGGGTAATTTCGATGTTCGTCTCGAGGGACCCAGTGGTCAGCCAGTAGCAGTGCGTCAGCAACAATTGGACCCGGAGCGTTTCCAAATTGAGAGCAATCTTAATGTTGGAGCAGGTCTTTACAAGGTTCATATTAAATGCAATTCCGTTTCCTTGCCCAGATCACCATTTATTATTGTGGTCATTGGTGAAGGTACAAATCCCAACCAGTTGAAACCAGATTCGGACTTTCAATCGGATGCCAGTAAAATTCAGAGTCGTGGCCTGGGTCTAAGTCACATTAATCTTGTGGAGCGTAATGAATTCACTGTGGATGCCAGTCAAGCTGGACATGATATGCTCTTTGTGGGCATCCTTGGACCAAAAGGTTATCCCTGTGATGAGGTATTTGTCAAACACTTGGGACGAAATGTCCATCGAGTGATCTATCGTGTTAGTGAATCGGGAGCTTACATTTTGATAGCAAAATGGGGAGATGAGCATATACCAGGATCTCCCTTTAGACTAAGTGCTGAATAGAAACCCATCTTATTCTTAAGAAAGTCCTGAATGTGCTTACTGGCCCATTCAAAAACGAAATCCTTAGGTATACGAATTTCTGTTTAAGATATAACTAGCCAAATAAAATCTTATGTAATCTTAAAGCACTTGACGAATCCCCGCCTGCACTTGGTTTGctcttaaatttaattttggccTCTTAGTCAGTAAAAATTCGAATGCCAAGGTTATGCGAGTTATTTAATAGTGGGACAACTGGTTTCAGTTGCTTTGTCTTAAGAGCTCCTAGCTCAGGATTCCTCGCTTAAGCAGAAATTAAACCAAATCCGTACTTCAATACTTAGGTACCTATGAATATACATCAATTTGAATGATACTGGTGACCTTGTTGTCTAAATgttgtatttgtatgtgtgggtGACTTCGACTTTGGCTTCCGTGTGTTCAGGCAACGCTACGACGACGATGCTGATGTGCAATTTAATGATGATTACCCAAAGCCGCAGCaacattatcattatcattttttgttatttagcTCGACGCTAATGACGTTCACATTTGGGGgctgttgctgccgctgctgccggTGCCAGTGCCAGTGCCAGTGCCAGTGCCCGACTCTCTCGCTAAAGACGTTCGCATTTGGAGCTGACGCTGCCGGAGCTCAAACCAAACCTAATGATGATGACCGGCGTGtatcaatgtgtgtgtgtgagctccAACAAAAGCAGTTGCGCAGAGGGATGGTTATGGAATAGCGAGGGAGGAGGGGGTACTctactgatgatgatgataatgcgtttgctttgttgcttttgctttgcttgCCTCTTAACGAGCTGAAGCTGGCAGTTGGAGTTTATGTAGAGAAGAAGGTGGGAGAagcaacatacatacatacatacgtaagATAAATTACATGGCCAGGCCTCAAAAACTCAGCTAGACCTGGGCATAAATCATTGACCGGTGGTAAGATGGGCGTGGACGACCTATGATTGTACattttcatataaaaattttagttttcctTAATATTGCCattcaattttcaaagttcttttcagttttttcaaGCTGGTTGTGAGCTtgttttgatttcaatttcaacgttccaaaaattgtttgttgagAACTTGACAGATGAGCAATGAGCGGTATTCCCCGGACTAGGGCCTAGCTCTGCCTTGCTCGTGTAGGTTCGGCAACGGCAATTCGGAAACACTTGGACTCGTGCTTGTCAGAAACAAAACGATTTCCAAGAAAAATATCGGTCAACATGTCAAAAGTGCACTTAAAAAAATGCTTGTTGATAAatgaataattatttttctttattgaaaatttgcaaTATGCAATGCGTTAGGTGCTTCCAAATTCTTTCAAAGCACATAattataattcatttaataatttgaaCCATTTCAAACTAAATTTTTTAGTTACACTGTTTTTTTAGTGTAAAGGAAGAAAAAGTATCGCACTTTTAAGGATCTCAGGTTGGAGCAGAAACTTAAAGCATTAATAATATTTGGGAGTTATTTAAAGCCTACAGGCGTTTAATTCTTTATTTTgctgaattttaattttttttctttgtataaaaaatctttagtttttgtttaaacctttaatgatttttagtcttttaacATTGGCATTTATATTAGTTACCCATCTCTACATATCGATATGTCGTTATCGGTGAATCGGTAAGCGACTGAACATGTTCGAAATCTTGAATACAACACGAACTTGGTTGCGAGTGAACAGAAGAACTGTGTTTTTTGCGTGTGTTTCTTTTCCCTCTTAAATCGTTTTTCGAGTTTAATTATTTGACTTATTTATTACGTTTCGTGCTTATACATATGTCTGAGTTATGGTTGTAGTTATTGGCACTGCCGCAGTCATTGCAAAGAAACAATAATTTGCCTTTTGTTGTAATTGCCAGGAAAAGTATGTACCTGCGCgcatgagtgtgtgtgtgtgcatgtgtgtgtatctctGCAAAAGGGAAAAAGTTGtacgtgtgtatgtgtgcgtttatggctgtgtgtgtgtgtgtgtgtgtattgaaGAAAAGTAACCATCTATACAGCTCATCTCTCCTTCCCCGTTTGCCCTGCCCTGCCCTGCTCTGCTACTCTCTGGCTGTCGACTGCCTGTTGTTGTTCTCGTTGATGGAGCATCTTCATTTTGCCCCAAAGGTGGAACTCTGTTGTATACTTGAATTACCGCTTCAGTATGATTTTAGCCAACGTCGCGTTAACTTCGCTTTTCTCCGCTGCCTCTGCCGCCGTCGCTGTCGCTGCTGTTACTTCAAGGGGTCGAAGGCGCATTTTGCCAGAGatagtttttttgtgttagcATTTTGTTTAACGTTTCCACTTTTCGTTAATGTATGCGTGTGTAGGTtatgtatgcgtgtgtatgtgtgtgccgGTCTAATGATGATTAACCATCcgaaattgtaattaaattgtgTTTAAGCTATTGGacattttataataattttaatagttatgctatcCATATGGATGGACACCATTAAAGATACTAAAAAATATAGATGCTTCCCCTTCAAATGCTTGGGTTTATGTTATTAATTCTCTCACGATTGTTTTTTGATCGGATGAATGCCAACAAAGTAATGGAAATCTAGCAGATTAGTGTTATTTCTTGTCAGAGTCCAAAATTAGTTTAATGATTTTTGAGAACGGAAAAATGAATCAGCATTTTGTGGATGCAAAAGAACGATTGCCCTTTATgaatatacaacaaaaatgctAAATTGATCAAGTTTTATGTCCAATGATCCAAATGTTTTTATGTGGTTCCAATCCtaattattaacaaattgattttaatcCATTGTAGGTGTCCGGATGTTGGGTGCAAAAATGTTTACCAATCTATGCTAAATAAAACGCTCCATGTTCTGCTTTAAACGGCAGACAAACGTTGTTGGGCAAACCCATTTGTCGCCAGTGAGACCCATGTGAAATGCCTGTGAGTAtcctatgtatatatttaatctCCCAATCATTAAGGCAACATTTTCTAATACATAATAACATCTGTTTCACACATTTAGtatgaaaaattcaataaaaagcGTCGACAATGGGAGGATAGTGGTGTATTGGAACTAATTAAACTATGGAAAGTTTGCGCCTATGAGTTGCGCACCATTAAACGCAATGGCCATCTTTATGTGGCTATGGCCAAGCAGTTAACTTCGCTTGGTGTACCTGTTACAGCACTAGAGGTGCACTTTAAAGTCAACAATCTGACGCAACGTTATCGCCAGGAGCAGAAAACACTAGAGACCACAGGTATAATAAGCACCTGGAAGTTCTATAGTCAAGTGGATGATGTGTTTAAGAGTCTGGCATCTCACACGGGTTACAAGTGCGTAgcttaaatttgttttagctCTTTTGGTGATCTTAATCAGCCTTTGACATTATCTCTTTCTTTTCACAGAGACAAACGTATGAGCTCATCGAGTGCCAGCAGCCTACCATCCACATCAGAGTCACCAGTTTGGAAAAATCCAATGTCTCAGCAAGAATTCAATAGCAACAATACGGAGGGGTTCTACAAGTAAGCTTCTCTCTcttaatttttagttttgatttACTCAAATCCTGATTAACATTGCAGAACGGAGTACGGCATGCATCGCCATTTTATGGACCACTCCCAGCCTCCGCCCAATGCGGGCAGCGTGGATAATTTTATGGCCTCATCGGCCGCTGTTGCGGCagtggctgctgctgcatccgctCGGCTAGCTGATAGCAATATGGAACAGCAAATGAATGCTGCTGGCGCCAGTTCTGGCGGACCAGGCGGCAACACCAATGGTGGTGTACCCAACTATAATAAGATTAAGAAATCCCACGAAGATTATGATAAGTTTGTTGACATTGTCAAGAACATTGTCGATGCCCACAAGAGCACGCCCGATAAGGTGGACACTTTCAGTGATTTCATCAAATCGTACATGAGACGCTGGCCCGAGCGACTGCAGGACGAGGCCATCAATCACATTACCAACTATGTAATTGTGAAGAATATGGAGCATAGCCTAGCTGGCGCAGGCGGTGTCCATAACCCGGAGGGGGTGAGCAACCGACAATAACAATACAAGCAGGAGCCCAACAACTGAACGCAGCCCGGGCAGCGCCGAGTTGTTGGACGACCGCCGACCATCGAAAGCGGTCGTAGTAGCAGCTCCAAATGACATCGATGGTGATGATTCGAGAGTATCATCGAGCGGAGGGCCAGGGCCAGTGCGAGGACATacttaaaacaaacaaataaaacagaGTGGCACATAGTTACTTATCACACAAAGAACATGGGCCGACGACAGTTCGGTCACAGTTTATGGATCGGATCGAATTGGATTGTCTTTAACAACAACACATCATAGCATGCAGATTCAGATACAGAAACagtatttttgtttgtatagtTCAAATATACAATTTGGAGTTTCATTTAACtgatttttagttattatGCGAGAGATCCTTCACTTGATAAACGAATAGAGTTCGATATAGTGTGTGGGAATACTATAATCTATTTgtataatttaatattattgtGCGTGCATAGAGACATAAAGAAAGAATTACACATACATTAATTATATATTACATCAAGCGTACATTATAgcgagtatatatatatataaataaatacatttagaTATCATTTCCTACTGTTAGCTGTAAACTATTATTatgtaaacataaattaataaatgctTTAACACTTATTTTTTACAATAGGACTTAATGCATAAGCTATATAATCCGAACAGGCTACAACGACGAATAAAAATCCACCACAATTCTTGCTTcattacacaaaaacaacagcaacaacaacaacaatatatatatatacatattatccTTCCGTTCTGTAACatctaaattttaaattttctggAATTTGTTAAATGCGGGATTAGTCAGTGATTAATCAGTTAGCATTCCATTTAATCAAGattcaattttagtttttttcatttggcaaagtaacaaaataaaagagaattaatttaaattaatctGAATGGATCATTATCCATGATTTATTTACCTACAATTATttactaaaaataaaagtattttatgtatataagaaTGCCCGTTAAGATTCCTGCTGCATTCAGACATTCTCATTAAAATTAGAATTATTTTTAGATGCGTTGGACTTGACAGGCGGCACTGTTGAACATATTGACCGTCTTGGCTGTGGCTGTTGGAGCTGTAGGTGTCACCAGGAATCTGGCGAAGGTGCCGCCTTTTGTGTTGGCCAAACGTCCAGGATTGATTACCAAACAGTCGCTGACCAAACGTATAAAATGTCGCTGATCGCTGGGCAATATCAGAATGTTGGGCAGCTGCTTGAGCTGCGCATACTTTTGGGCCAGCAGGGAATCATAGCACATATTCTCATCGCCTGGTGGACACATGGGATAAAAGGAACCCTGATTGAACAGATGATTAATGGCACGGTGCAATCGCTCGCCAGCATTAAGAGCAAATTCGTGGCTCAGCAGATGGCTCACAATGTCCGTGGATGTCACACCCACTGTGATGCCGTCTAGATCAACAATCGAGGGATCGGGCAGTAAGTGCAAATTGGGATAAATTCTGCGCATTACTGGCGGTGGGGTCGGATACACCGAGTGGGCCATGGCATCCCTTTGGCTGCTAACCATCAGCACTTGGGTATGACAGCCGACTACCTCCATTATGCCAACAATCATTTTCTCGAAGAAGGAATCAAATCCTTCGGCAAGCTCCGCCACCATCTTGTGTTCGGCCTCCACAAACGGACCGGTAAGCAGAAGGACATCGGGTCTATGATCTTTTAGATACTTAAGCAGATCGTGCAGCGGATCGTAAAAGAGGTCTGTGCTATGCGTAAATGGTCCAGCTGCTACGACAAACTGCAGTTCCCGGTCCAGTTTGAGGGGTAAGGGTGGCGTCAGCTTTCGTTCCGTATAGATTTCTTCAACCACGAAAGTATTGCCTTTGGGTACAAATCCTTTCAAGAGCACCACTTGGCCTGGAAAAATGGACGCCGACTTAATGCGAGAAAAGTTAAGCGTTAGAAAACTGTTCTGTGGCTCATCCGCATCCAACACTGCTAACAGGGCGGAATGCGGATCCAGAGGGCCGTCATCTTCAGAATGCACCATGCCCACTGCATGTAGCATATGTAATGCTTCCAGGGAATGCCTATCTTGGGGATACCAATTGCATTCAGCTGCTCCTTCGGCACCCAACTTCTTTTCGACAAGTCCTTCGCCAATATCCAGGAAACGATCGTACAAGTCATTGCATCTTTCGCTGAGTAAATCGTGCATATAACACAAATTGTCAGCTGTCAATGGGGACTCTTTGTGCAACATCTTCTGAGTCACAGGTACGGAATGTTCCACCTGAGCTTGCCAGGACGAGCCGGAAATTAGTTTGGGATGGCCAAACGTGTCCACAATATCACCTGGTCGTCCCACAACTGTGTCCGTTGATGTGGGTGTTCGTTTGGCCGAGTGCGGTGTGTAGCTGGCCGGACTAAATAGAACTCCACTCTTAAGAGAACCGGTGCGCGCGGAATTCTTGTTAGCCTTGGGTGTGTGCATCGCAGAGTCCGGCCCATTGTCAGCACTATAGTCATAGTTCAGTCCCAGCATGGACTCATCTTCCTTAACACCATAGGTAGCCAAAGAGCTGGAGTCGATGATGGATGCGGATGCCACAGTTGGAGTGGACAGAGTCGACGATCTGCTCTTTTGGTTGTTCTGCCTAGAGCCAACCTTATCGCGTCGCAATTGCAAAACCTTGCGCTCAAACTCGCCAAGATTCTCAATGGTCGGCTCATCACCGTGCAGATGGGACAAACTGAAGGCCATCCATTGTTCCACAAATTCGGTGGCATCGTTGACATTGTATGAAAGGGCCAACTCCATGCATTTGTCCAGCACCACTTCTGTGGGTTCCACGCCCATTTCGTCAAATTGTTGTTTAATCTCCGCGTCCATTTTCACCAATATATATTCGCGAATAATTGAAAACAAGAGGAAAAGTGatgtttatattgtttttggCGGGACACCAAATAGTTATCGATTGACACAAGCAAATATCGTTCCAGTTTCCAAATCGTTCCAAGCCCAAGTCGTTTATTAGACATTGCACCTGCATGCAACAGCTGTTTCTATTTCTCTCGtcaagtttgttttttgtttatttcgtgtaaaatataaaataattctAAAATCGTGTAAAACCCACATTCGAGTGCAATCGCGTGTGTTAGTGTGTGAATGTGATTATTAATGCAAAATGAGCACAGATGGTTTATTGGTGCGTACTCAAAGTGAAGATGCTCAAGGAGGATCTCATAATGCAACGCCCCCAACAACTCCAACGCTGACGCCCAGTTCCAGTTCTTCCTTTAATCTTCTGCGTAATACTTTTCGCCGTACCGAAAGTATCTCCTCCAACATCCTTAACCACATCTCAACGCAATTCTCGAAcgcagctgctgcagctgcagccTCAGAAGTAATTGATGGTACCACAACATACCCGTATCCAGAAGTTCCTAATACAACGACTACAACAGCAACTCCTGTTGCACAAACTGCATCTACTTTACCCTCATCCACCAACGTCATGAAAGCCAAGCGAAGGAAAACCGGTGAGTGCAGCAAAAGTTCCTGTTGAATTGCATATCCCATATACCCAttaaaagggtataaaaaaccatatatgtatatacaaagaTGTACACTCAGAAGTTTACCATCTTGCCTAAATTATGAATATGCAGACAAATTTAATTTCGTCTCTATTCAATTAAAGTATAACGAGGGTTTatttataagtatgtatgtatctgaGATATGAAGTGACTAAACAATATTAACTATTAAATATTGATGTTAAGTTAAACATGAAATCTCAATATTTATTATTGTATTTAGATTTTCGAAAGATCCTTTCTTTCTGTATAATTTTCGGTCTGCTGTGAGCAGTCCGCACGAATACCCTTGATGAAAGCTTTTAAAAAAGAGCTTTCATGTCCCCCCACAACATGCTGGATAAATCAATATATAGAAATTCGCCTCAGTCTTATTCAACTCTCACACACAGCCAGGATAACTGAATTACTTATTGTGACGGCAGGATTAGTCACATATTATTTAGATAATTGGTTCGATCTGAAGGAAACACACATCAGGATATCATTAAAGGTATAAAGACAGGCGATAACTTGTTTTATCTTTCATTCGGAACTCGTTCAACTGACCTActataaaaatgtatacatatatctatatttaaATGTCATCTACGCACAACAATAcattgcatatgtatgtatggagaGATTGCAGTTAACTGGAGTGAGAAAAAACATTGCAAACATGCGTGGACTTGTCGAGGATACgaaaaagacaaaattaaCTCAACACAATAATAACAATGTGGCCAGCGGAGGACGTATTAAAACAGGtacaccaacaacaaccacaacggGTTCAAGTGCAAGCAGTTCCAGGCCACTGAGGAGTCTCAATAAAACGGCACCAACGACgtcgacgacaacgacgacgtcatcagttgcagcagcagcaggaggaggGAAAAAGACGCcgcaaagtatgcaacaacaAGTCGTCAAAGGCACGAAGTTggctgcaacagcaacaacaaccacgaATCGGGCAACAACTGCGTCGACAGCTACAATAAAGTCACAAAAGGGTCATAATCCACCCTCGCAAATGCAAAAGACAacacaccaacaacagcagcaacaacaacaacaacaacaagcacagaaaagcaacaacagcaac is a window encoding:
- the LOC6649821 gene encoding filamin-B; this encodes MFKVSQEIRLNINAAGSASSSSIISGIPDPEKDGTFGRYQRTPEADAYPTEPPHVYIAPELTDPSKVQLMHFPNGAMRVDSTLNFNIKRNGVKGNFDVRLEGPSGQPVAVRQQQLDPERFQIESNLNVGAGLYKVHIKCNSVSLPRSPFIIVVIGEGTNPNQLKPDSDFQSDASKIQSRGLGLSHINLVERNEFTVDASQAGHDMLFVGILGPKGYPCDEVFVKHLGRNVHRVIYRVSESGAYILIAKWGDEHIPGSPFRLSAE
- the LOC6649822 gene encoding uncharacterized protein LOC6649822, with the protein product MPYEKFNKKRRQWEDSGVLELIKLWKVCAYELRTIKRNGHLYVAMAKQLTSLGVPVTALEVHFKVNNLTQRYRQEQKTLETTGIISTWKFYSQVDDVFKSLASHTGYKDKRMSSSSASSLPSTSESPVWKNPMSQQEFNSNNTEGFYKTEYGMHRHFMDHSQPPPNAGSVDNFMASSAAVAAVAAAASARLADSNMEQQMNAAGASSGGPGGNTNGGVPNYNKIKKSHEDYDKFVDIVKNIVDAHKSTPDKVDTFSDFIKSYMRRWPERLQDEAINHITNYVIVKNMEHSLAGAGGVHNPEGVSNRQ
- the LOC6649823 gene encoding DNA polymerase alpha subunit B, translated to MDAEIKQQFDEMGVEPTEVVLDKCMELALSYNVNDATEFVEQWMAFSLSHLHGDEPTIENLGEFERKVLQLRRDKVGSRQNNQKSRSSTLSTPTVASASIIDSSSLATYGVKEDESMLGLNYDYSADNGPDSAMHTPKANKNSARTGSLKSGVLFSPASYTPHSAKRTPTSTDTVVGRPGDIVDTFGHPKLISGSSWQAQVEHSVPVTQKMLHKESPLTADNLCYMHDLLSERCNDLYDRFLDIGEGLVEKKLGAEGAAECNWYPQDRHSLEALHMLHAVGMVHSEDDGPLDPHSALLAVLDADEPQNSFLTLNFSRIKSASIFPGQVVLLKGFVPKGNTFVVEEIYTERKLTPPLPLKLDRELQFVVAAGPFTHSTDLFYDPLHDLLKYLKDHRPDVLLLTGPFVEAEHKMVAELAEGFDSFFEKMIVGIMEVVGCHTQVLMVSSQRDAMAHSVYPTPPPVMRRIYPNLHLLPDPSIVDLDGITVGVTSTDIVSHLLSHEFALNAGERLHRAINHLFNQGSFYPMCPPGDENMCYDSLLAQKYAQLKQLPNILILPSDQRHFIRLVSDCLVINPGRLANTKGGTFARFLVTPTAPTATAKTVNMFNSAACQVQRI